The Nicotiana tabacum cultivar K326 chromosome 14, ASM71507v2, whole genome shotgun sequence genome contains a region encoding:
- the LOC107796452 gene encoding shaggy-related protein kinase epsilon encodes MASGGIIPSAGGKPQTDAMLVDKLPEEINEMKIRDDKVEKEMEAAVVDGNGTEKGHIIVTTIGGKNGEPKQTISYMAERVVGQGSFGIVFQAKCLETGETVAIKKVLQDKRYKNRELQTIRLLDHPNVVSLRHCFFSTTEKDELYLNLVLEYVPETVYRVLRHYSKANQRMPMIYVKLYTYQIFRALAYIHGIGVCHRDIKPQNLLVNPHTHQLKLCDFGSAKVLVKGEPNISYICSRYYRAPELIFGATEYTFAIDIWSVGCVLAELLLGQPLFPGESGVDQLVEIIKVLGTPTREEIKCMNPNYTEFKFPQIKAHPWHKIFHKRMPPEAVDLVSRLLQYSPNLRSTALEACTHTFFDELRDPKARLPNGRPLPPLFNFRPQELKGASAELLNKLIPEHAKKQCTSLGF; translated from the exons ATGGCTTCTGGTGGTATAATTCCTTCAGCAGGTGGAAAACCTCAAACTGATGCCATGCTTGTCGACAAACTTCCTGAAGAAATAAATGAAATGAAGATCAGAGATGATAAAGTAGAAAAG GAAATGGAAGCAGCTGTAGTGGATGGAAATGGAACAGAAAAAGGCCACATCATTGTAACAACTATTGGGGGGAAAAATGGCGAGCCTAAGCAG ACCATTAGTTACATGGCCGAGCGTGTCGTTGGACAGGGTTCCTTTGGAATTGTGTTCCAG GCCAAATGCCTTGAAACTGGAGAAACTGTGGCAATAAAAAAGGTTTTACAGGATAAGAGATACAAGAATCGGGAATTGCAAACAATACGCCTTCTTGATCATCCTAATGTTGTTTCACTGAGGCATTGCTTCTTTTCAACCACAGAAAAGGATGAGCTTTATCTAAATTTGGTTCTTGAATATGTACCTGAGACTGTATACCGTGTATTGAGACATTACAGCAAAGCAAACCAAAGGATGCCTATGATTTATGTCAAGCTCTATACATATCAG ATTTTCAGAGCTTTGGCTTACATACACGGGATAGGAGTCTGCCACAGGGACATCAAGCCTCAGAATTTACTG GTCAACCCCCACACACACCAGCTTAAGCTCTGCGATTTTGGGAGTGCAAAAGTTCTG GTCAAAGGCGAGCCGAATATTTCATATATTTGTTCTCGTTACTATCGTGCACCTGAACTTATTTTTGGAGCAACTGAATACACGTTTGCAATTGACATTTGGTCTGTGGGTTGCGTCCTTGCTGAACTGCTTCTTGGGCAG CCCCTCTTTCCCGGTGAGAGTGGAGTTGATCAGCTTGTTGAAATAATCAAG GTTCTTGGAACACCAACTCGGGAGGAAATCAAGTGTATGAATCCAAATTACACCGAGTTTAAATTCCCACAAATCAAAGCTCACCCTTGGCACAAA ATTTTTCATAAGCGGATGCCTCCCGAAGCCGTGGATCTTGTGTCAAGGCTTCTCCAGTATTCTCCAAATTTGAGGTCCACAGCG TTGGAGGCTTGCACTCACACTTTCTTTGATGAACTCCGTGACCCTAAGGCTCGTCTGCCTAATGGTCGGCCATTGCCACCTCTGTTCAACTTCAGGCCTCAAG AGCTGAAAGGAGCGTCTGCAGAGCTCTTAAACAAACTGATACCAGAACACGCTAAGAAGCAGTGTACCTCCCTTGGTTTCTAG